GGATGACTTACTGCTATGCTGTCCCCCAAGTCCCAGCATACCTGTCAGCCTCGGCCAACTACCTATGGCGTTGAATGGACGATGAAGATCTACGAACACAGCGACCCAGATTCCATGAGCCCTCGGTCACACCCTTGGGTCGATAGTGAATCCAATCCGGCACATCGGTATTATAATTTTAGACGCAGCCCGGAACTCATCCGGTCCTCGATTGAAGATATGCAGGAATGGAGCGCGTACCCTGCAACCGAGACCTTCTATCGACTCCTTGAATGGCTCAATGGCCCCGAGTCGGTCTTTGAGTCCAATGACTGTGCCTTTAGCGGCGCGGCATTGAATGCCCAGACCTCCAAGCGTCTGCAATGTTCCGGTCGCCTGATGATGCTCTACCGGAACCTTGCATTAAATACCTCTCCAAAGCAGATACATTGGTTGACCACCGCCGCTGCGCACGCCTTGGATCAAACCGATCCCGCATTCGAAGGAGGCGCCATCGGCGCCACGATTATGTCGGTCAGATTTACGACCCTGCCGGGGCCGCCGGAACGGCAGCGGGGTCAGCAACTGATGTTATCGTTCTGGGCTTGGGGAGAACAGGAGACTGAGGTGATGACGAACCTTAATCGCACCTTTCGCAATGTGACAGTGGCCCTTCGAGGTCTATCCGATGAAATCCGCCACTCTCCGCCAGTCACCACAGCGGACGATTAACCCCGCAACCGCACGTCCCACAGCTTCGTGTAGACCGAACCAGTCGACTTCAATTCACTCTGCATCAGCACAACCGACGCTATCGCCAGGGAACCCAATGAAAACTGGCGATCCAGCACTCCGCTTTTGGCAAGCGCAACTCCGACGTGCCGTTCCCCCATCTTGATTCGTGCCAAGGTCAAATGAGGACTGAAGGGTCTCGGCTCGCGAAGAAAACCGAAGCCTTCACAGGACTGTTCAATTGCGCCACGAATCTCAACGACTCGCTTCGCCTCCTCACCCCTCTCCCAATGCTCTGACGGTCCGACCCACAACAGCCTCGGACTCTGCGGATTGGGAAACACACCGAGTCGCTCAAGCGGCACAGTCACAGCCGCCTGCCGTTCGATCGATGTTTCAATCGCGCCGCGCAACGGATCAATGACCTGCTCATCCATATCACCGAGAAACTTGAGCGTCAGATGGATCGAAGCCGGCCGCGCCCAGGAGATGCGCGTGCCACGCTTGATCTCCGGTTCAATTCTACGCTTCAATTCCTGCTGGATGGTGGCAAGCTCAGCACGCAGCTCTTGAGATAGTTCTACGGCAAGGAAGGCCCGGATCACTTCGACCCCTGATCGAGCAACCAGCGGCGAAGGAGATTCAATGCGGCTTGCGAGGATCGTTGCTTGATGACCGTCCGATCACCGTGAAATCGAAACTCTTGTGTAATCGGCCGGCCGGTTCCATCATTCAGCCCGATATAGACCAAACCAACCGGCTTGGTCTCGGTCCCGCCGCCCGGCCCGGCGATACCGGTCACGCTCAGTCCCACCGACACATTGGCGCGCTCGCGAATGCCCTTCGCCATGGAGGCGGCGACTTCCTGGCTGACCGCGCCATGTTTCACGATCAGATCCGCTGGCACGCCCAACATCTCCGTCTTTGCTCGATTGCTGTAACAGACCGCTCCACGATCCAGATAGGCAGATGAACCGGCCACTTGTGTCAGACGATGACCGATCAATCCACCGGTGCAAGACTCCGCAATCGCCACCATGAGCCCTTGTCTGGCGAGTTCCCGCCCGACGACCTCTTCCATCGTGTCGCGCCCTTCGGCGAAGAGCCAGTTACTGAGTCGTGCCCGAACATCGTTCGCCAGCTGCTGGAGCAGATCCTGATGCTTCTTCGGGGCAGATTGGTTCCCCTTCGTCGTCAGCGAAACCAACACTCCCATCGGCGATGCAAGCAACCCCAGATCAACGGGCGTTCCTTTCGGAATAAGCCCTTTGAGTGTGGCATCGACGTCCGCCTCTGCTAGGCCGAACGTATGAAATACCTGACGAATGATCGGGGTACGTGGAGGCAGGCCTGATGATGCACCGGCTGCGCGCAGCAACGGCACAACTTCCTGCAGCATCATCTCCTCCATCTCACGCGGCACGCCAGGCAAGGAGATGATAGATGCCTTCTTCCAGATCAGAGAAAATCCCGCCGCAGAGCCAACCGGATTCTTCAGCACGGTCGCACCGGACGGAATCAGAGCCTGGCGCAACTGTGCGCTGTTCGGTACACGACCCCATTGTGCGAGTCGAGCCGTCAGACCTTCCAACGCCTCCTTGCGACGACCAAGCCGCCGTCCTGTCGCCTGGGCCACCGCCTCTCTTGTGCAATCATCCACGGTAGGGCCAAGCCCGCCGGTCATAATGATGACCTGTGCTCGCTTCACGGCCGTGTGAATGGCCGAAACAATATCCTGCCGCTCATCGCCGACGACCGATTTGAAGCGAACGGCAATACCCAATTGGCCAAGCTGATCCGCAAGGAATAGAGAATTGGAATCGGATCGGCCCCCGATCAACAGCTCAGTGCCGATCGCGATTGTTTCTGCATCAAGCGAAGGAATTACATGTAACTTAGCCATAGGAGAAGAGATATTCAGGGTAGACCGAATATTTAAACGGGCCGTAGCAAACTATCACTCTACATAAGGAGTGGCTGGGATGATCCCTACTGAGCGCGTCCAACGAGGGCCTTCTGAAGCCGCGCGTTGCGCGAGCACAGGGATCGTTCCAGCTACCCCGTCCCTTTTCCAGCATCCCGTTACTGGATCTCGGAAAAATCCAGACTAAAACTCGACTCTCCCCCGTTCGCCGGAAAAACCGTGATGGTCGTTTTGGCATTCGGATCGAAGTCAGCATAGTTGAATGACGCGATGACTTTCGCTTTGAATCGCGGGCTTTCCGGCCAGGCAGCACTGCGATTGGCAAACCCATCGAAGCGGATGGTCAGAGGCTTGATGGTTTTTCCTCCCTGATCGAACACCATATAACTGTCCACCGCGAAGTTGGGGGCGTTCCCGAAAATGACGATACTGACCAGCATGGTCTGGCCCTCCAGCACCTGCATCACATCGGTCTCGCTCGACTGAATCCCCCGTAGAGCCATATGTGTCGCCATGACCGACAGACCACCGAGTTTCGTAATCAAAAACCCGCTTGGATGGAGTTCATCGATCGCGCCGAATCGAACATAGAATGTATCGGGAGGGCTTCCCTTCTGCGCCGCCTCTTTTCCCTGATCGAGTGCCGCCTGAATCTGCTCCGCAGTGGGATGCACCTCAATGGCATGGGCAGTCACAGGCGAGACACAACTCAATACGACAAGGCCCCCACATAGGAGCAAAGTCCTCATCCCATAGACCGATACAATCCACATGGGCATGCCAGTACCAGATCACTTTTCGCCTGTCAACGAATGGCCCAAACGAGCTGCCGTCGGTTGACAACCGCAAAGATGAAGTGATAAACAACCGAGCCGCTACTTAGCGTGCCTTTTCAAGAAGTTATACGGAGGAGTTTCAATGTCGACCCCTGAACAAACCCCGGCGCCCACCGCACCCCCAGCACCCAAACGCCAGTATGTCAACTTCGCCTTCTACAAAATCGACCCGGCCTGGCGACGCCTTCCCGAGAGTGAGCGGACGAAAGGCAAAGAGGAATTCCAGCGCGCAGTCGAAGAATACGCCGGCAGAGTACTCGTGGTGGCCTACTCCTCGATCGGCATCAGGGGCGATTGCGACATCATGTTGTGGCGGATCAGCTATGAGCTGGAACTTTTCCAGGATATGACCACGAAGATCTTGGCCTCTGGTTTGGGACAGTACCTCACCACTCCCTATTCCTATCTCGCGATCACCAAACGTTCGGTCTATGTGGATCACCACACCCACGAGAACCAAGAGAGCAAGCGCCTCACCGTCGTGCCAGGTAAAGCCAAGTACATTTTCGTCT
This genomic stretch from Nitrospirota bacterium harbors:
- a CDS encoding chlorite dismutase family protein codes for the protein MSTPEQTPAPTAPPAPKRQYVNFAFYKIDPAWRRLPESERTKGKEEFQRAVEEYAGRVLVVAYSSIGIRGDCDIMLWRISYELELFQDMTTKILASGLGQYLTTPYSYLAITKRSVYVDHHTHENQESKRLTVVPGKAKYIFVYPFLKTREWFLLTKAARQGMMDEHIEVGHRFPSVKLNTTYSFGLDDQEWVVAFESDKPEDFLDLVMALRETEGSRYTLRDTPIFTCIRKTLKETLDTLGG
- a CDS encoding competence/damage-inducible protein A, with the protein product MAKLHVIPSLDAETIAIGTELLIGGRSDSNSLFLADQLGQLGIAVRFKSVVGDERQDIVSAIHTAVKRAQVIIMTGGLGPTVDDCTREAVAQATGRRLGRRKEALEGLTARLAQWGRVPNSAQLRQALIPSGATVLKNPVGSAAGFSLIWKKASIISLPGVPREMEEMMLQEVVPLLRAAGASSGLPPRTPIIRQVFHTFGLAEADVDATLKGLIPKGTPVDLGLLASPMGVLVSLTTKGNQSAPKKHQDLLQQLANDVRARLSNWLFAEGRDTMEEVVGRELARQGLMVAIAESCTGGLIGHRLTQVAGSSAYLDRGAVCYSNRAKTEMLGVPADLIVKHGAVSQEVAASMAKGIRERANVSVGLSVTGIAGPGGGTETKPVGLVYIGLNDGTGRPITQEFRFHGDRTVIKQRSSQAALNLLRRWLLDQGSK
- the thpR gene encoding RNA 2',3'-cyclic phosphodiesterase, encoding MIRAFLAVELSQELRAELATIQQELKRRIEPEIKRGTRISWARPASIHLTLKFLGDMDEQVIDPLRGAIETSIERQAAVTVPLERLGVFPNPQSPRLLWVGPSEHWERGEEAKRVVEIRGAIEQSCEGFGFLREPRPFSPHLTLARIKMGERHVGVALAKSGVLDRQFSLGSLAIASVVLMQSELKSTGSVYTKLWDVRLRG